cttttaaaattgtagttgatgcagatgtttttaatagtaataataataaaaacaacaatatagtTCTACATATTTTAAAGAATCCAGATAAATGCACAAAAGTGATGCTGAAGTGGTGTCGAACGATGAATCAAACAATTACAGTGTTAGATGAGGTATGCAAATAGGGAAAGTTTTCAAACTGGCCAATAAATTGTGAATGTTACTCACTTGGACTCCTCAAGCTCCTCAGTGCGCTGGATAGCATCAGTTTCATACTTagttctccactgagccacctCACTGTTGGCCTTGGACATTCCACGCTGCAGCTCAGCCTtggcctcctgctcctcctcaaaCTGCTCTCTCAGCAGATCGCAGTCGTGGCGAGCTGATTGCACAGCATGGGCAAGAGCGTTCTTGGCCTAGTGTAAGATGAAGATCAATTTTTATGAAGCATCTcactttaatatatatttaattaatttaaaagttttttttttgtaccttgACCTCCTCTTCAATTTgtctcttcagctcctccatctgCTGTGTGAAGGCTTGTTTGCCTCTGGTCAGCTGGGAGACCAGAGCTTCTTTCTCTTCAATTTGACGGCCGAACTCACCTTGTGTGAAAATTGCCAtcagaaattaatttgtgtttaacTTCTCAGTCAtacaagtttatttttcagttattACTGTGTGGGACATACCATTTTCTGTCAGGAGACGAGCTTTCTGTGCACCCAAGTCATTGATTTGACGGACATTCTCATCATTCTTGGTCTTCAGTTCGCTAAGTTGGTCCTCAAGAGTGCGGCACAGCTTTTCAAGATTTCCCTAATGTGGAAGGATGAGAAAAAAGAATCAATCATAACAAGaaatatgatgatgttaatTCATGTGTGtattatacaatataaaatattaaaatactattCGAAGGATTGTGTACCTTTGCTTTGGCAACAGCCTCCATGTTGCTGGAGAGGTCATCAATCTCCATCTTGTATTCACTCTTTTCCTTCTCAAGCTTCTGCTTGACCCGCTGAAGGTTGTCGATCTGCTCTCCCAGCTCAGCAACGCTGTCAGCCTGCTTCTTACGAAGAGCGGCAGCAGTGGCTTCGTGCTGCAGAGTGGCCTCCTCAAGATCACGACGGAGCTTCTGGAACTCAGCCTCACGCTTCTTGTTCATCTCAATCTGAGCAGCAGTGGCACCACCAGCCTCCTCCAGCCTCTCACTGATCTCCTCCAGTTCTCTGGAAAGATCGGCCCTCTGCTTCTCAACCTTGGCACGAGCAGCACGCTCAGCCTCAAtctcctcctccagttcctCAATACGAGCCTGTTCAATGTAGGTTTGTTGTCTTTCAGTAAACTTTCAATGGTAAAATCAACTATAAAGAATGTCAGAAACGTCAGATTTAATATAATACTTTATGTAGCATAATATACGAGTTACCTGAAGCTCCTTTATCTTCTTCTGAAGCTGAGCACCCATTGACTGCTCATCCTCGATTTTGCTAAGGAGCTGACTAAGTTCAAAGTCCTTCCTGTGAGAGTAATACCACAAAAAGAGCTACTTAGTGATACTGATATTGTCtagaaacattatatttgtcttaAAATAGAGAAGACAGttgttactttttaattttctcttcagACTGCTGTTTGTCATTCTCAAGATCCATGATGGATTCCTGGGCCAGTTTCAGATCACCCTCCAGCTTCCTCTTGGCTCTCTCAAGGTCCATACGCAACTTCTTCTCTTGTTCCAGAGATCCCTCAAGCTGCAGATTGATGAGTTTGTAATTATCATGTTCAAAAGCATTTCAATTTTGCCCTTTTTTCTAAGAGATTTTGTAAACTTACATCATCGACTTGCTGCTCAAGCTTGGTCTTGGCCTTGGTCAGAGTGTTGACTTTGTCCTCCTCAGCCTGGAGGTCATCAAGTGTCTGCTGATGAGCCTCCTGAAGGGCTTTCTTCTCTTTGGTCAGCTTAGCAATGGTCTCATCCTGAGAGGCCATCTCCTCTGTCAGGTTCTTCACCTAAATTTGCAAGACAGACAATTTATGAAGCGGGTAATGATCCTGGTTTGAAAATGATCTGCTGGGTATTTTACCATTACTAACCTTGTTCTCAGTGGCGTGTTTCTCCTTTTCCACTTTGGCCAAGGTGAGCTCCAGGTCGTCAATGTCCTTCTTGAGCTCAGAGCATTCATCCTCCAGCTTTCTCTTCTTAGCAGTCAGCTCAGCATTgatttcttcttcatcctccagtCTCTCAGTTGTCTCTTTGAGTTTGGCCTCCAGCTGAATCTTGCTCTTGATGAGTCCCTCACATCTCTCCTCAGCATCTGACAGATTCTCAGATTCCTAGTTGATCGTATAAACATTGGTCTCATCAAACAGCATTTTATCAGTCAAGCAGGAAAAAGTCCATGTGCCTGTTCATGTATACTTACAGATGCTACTTGGAGCTGCAGATCATTCTTCTCCTGCAGAAGAGACACCATCTTCTCCTCCAGTTCCTTCTTTTTGGCCAGGGCAGCAGCCAAGTCTTGTGTCATCTTGTCATAGTTCTCCTTCATCTGGGCGAGCTCCTTCTCAGTTTCAGCACTCTTCAGCAGAGGCTTGATCTTGTAGTACACCTTCATCCATGGCCAGTGTTTGACATTCATGAATGAGCGGATGTTGTACTGAATGGAATAGATGGCTTCCCTGTGGACGAGAAGTTGTTGTTACAGAAAAAGTTCTTTGTATTTCATCACacacttttttatttgaatgtatttgtttttaacttgcCTCCTCTCCATCATCTTCACAAACTCCTTTCTCATGAGGTAGCCACGGCAGACAGCCTGAGTCATGGTGACCAGAGATGCCAGTttttcatctctcatctcttcaAGGGTACCCAGCAGACCGGCCTTGAAGAACACCTGAACAAAATACCGCATTACAGCATTTTGTTATACAGTGAAAAAAGGATTAACTTAGTCCAAACcatttaaactgaacaaacagaaacagaacttGACAAAGATGAGAGGAGAACACAACCAAAGTGGACAGGAAAAGTCAATTTTATTAATAGtcatactaaaataaaacaaggtaTGTGTAGTGTTTACCTTGGTGTGTCCAAATCTGTACTGGTCATGATCAACATCAATTGACCCGAGCAGCTTCTCTGCAGCCTTCTTGTTGTCGATGAACTGGCCTTCAGGGATGACACTGGCATTCAGAACCTTGTACCTTTTATGAGATAGTTAATGATGAGTGTGggcattttcttttcacagtttaatCAGACTTATACTAAAGTAGTCACTGATACCTCTGCTTGAAGTCACCATAGAGGATTCTGCTGGGGAAACCTTTCCTGCAGATTCTGATACCCTCCAGCACACCGTTACACCTGAGCTGGTGGATGACCAGGAAGTTCTCCATCAGACCTGTATGAAAAAGCATCTCTTTATTAATTTTGTGCAACTAGTTACTCTTGTGTTTAAATCAGCATGAAATAAAGTACATTTCCAAAGGCAAATGACGCCGCACAGACTTTGATACAGTTATGTTATCTATGTACCTGGGGTCTTAGATTCATTGGGAATCAAGCAACGCACAAAGTGAGGATGGGTGCTTCTCAGGTTTGTCATCAGCTTGCCCAAATTCTCCTGTAGATACAAGAAGGTAAATATTGTTATGAAATGTAACTCACAAGCTTGTGTTTAAAAAGAGATGTGATGTTATGTTAAATTTAATATTGGAAAGCTTACCCTAAATTGTGAAGACACAGTCTGCATAGAACCACCCTTCTTCTTGCCACCCTTCTTTCCAGTGTCTGTTGATAATTGTAAGCAgaaacttaataataatttgcattTACACAGATATTACTACAATTTGTTGAAAATGTAGTtcttatttaactttaaaatatgtcaCGTTTTTGTGTAGTTAAAAGCATaccctcagcagcagcaggaggataCAGATGACTCAGCAATTTAACAGAGGACTTCTGGTACAGCTGCACGACAGACTCATTCAGTGGATCCTTGTTCTTGTCCAGCCAGCCACTGATATTGTAGTCAACAGTACCAGCATAGTGCACCAGGGAGAAGTGAGCCTCAGCCTTGCCCTTGGCGGGCTTTGGCTTCTCAAAAGCCTTGGTCTTGCCAAGATGCTGGTCATACAGCTTGTTCTTGAAGGATGTGTCTGTGGCCTTGGGGAACATGCACTCCTCTTCAAGGATGGAGAAGATACCCATGGGCTTGATGAAAGTGAAACGGATATGTCatgaaatgatgtgtttttgcataGCAAGAACATTGCCATATAGCAGAATTACAAAATTGATGTGTACCTTTTCAATCAGCTCAATGCAGGCAGCCAAGTCCATGCCAAAGTCAATGAACTCCCAGATAATACCCTCCTTCTTGTACTCCTCTTGTTCCAGCACAAACATGTGGTGGTTGAAGAACTGTTGCAGTTTCTCATTGGTGAAGTTGATGCACAGCTGCTCCATGCTGTTGAACTGTGAGGGgacaaataattatttatcGCTTATAGGCAGTAAAAAAGATTCAGTCCGTTGAAGACTTGGAAGCAGTTAATGTAGCTTACGTTGAAGATTTCAAAGCCAGCAATATCCAGGACACCAATGAAGAAATTCCTTTGCTGCTTAGTGTCCAACATCTGGTTGATACGGATGACCATCCACAAAAACATTCTCTCATAGATGGACTTGGCCAGAGCTTGGACTGAGTTCAACACCTGAAGGAATATAGCATGATTTGAGTGACACTGGCCCAGTGTTTTGTAAAATGCTGGTGTACTGCTGTTACAAATGTCTGAATTGGCATATGGTAAAATCAATTCACTTAAACAAAGAGGCTTTATGTTTACCTGAGGTACAGTCTGTCCCTTGGTGACATATTCATTTCCGACCTTCACTCTGGGATAGCATAGAGCCTTGAGCATGTCAGCAGAGTTCAGGCCCAACAAGTAAGCAACCTTGTCAGCATCTGAAAACATTATAAGTATATAAGTTGATTTACCATTACAATTGTGACAATGATGGACAAGAATTTATGGTATTTAAAAGTGCTCACCTTCTGTGCCATCAGGCTCAGCCTGCTCCTCACGCTGCTTTTGCTTGAACTTCATGTTACCGTGGTGGATTACAGCACCAGTCAGTTTGTAGATGCTCATCTTCTCCTCAGAAGTGAAGCCCAGGATATCAATGGCATTCTGTTTCAAAAGAGATGTCAGCACAATATGTAACTACTTTAAAACCCCCTTGTTAAACGCTATTTCCATCAGTTTAACACTGAAAATATCACATATCAATATTAATTATAGGGTAGAGGGAAAGATCACTCACGTCAGTGGCTTCCAGCTCAACTTTGTCATCAATACTGGCTACAGTGATCTGACCCTGGCTGATCATGGGGAAGTCATATGGGTTGGTTGTGATGAGTGACATTTCTGGAGGTCACGAAAGGGTGAAACGTATAAGTGACAGATTTTTTTCAATCAAAATTTTAAACAGGCAGCTACCCAATTGACTTACCAACCAGCTCAGGTTTGTGATTTGTCATCATCTGGTAGAAGATGTGGTAGCCTCTCTCATCAGGAAGCTGGAATGTCACTCTAGACTTCTCCAGCAGAtctacaaatgtttttcatgaGCACAACATTGCTAATTTTCAAATTCTGGTCATTGTGTTTGCTCTGAGAGCTGTTACTTACATGTCTCAATATCAGCACTGGCCAGTTTGCCAGTTGTGCCGAAATGGATTCTGATGAATTTACCCTGTtttcaaagcaaagcaaaacaagaaCAGAGTCAAATGTCCCTCCACATGGGCAACATATAACAGCAATTGTGCTGGAGAAATTGGTCCATACTTACAAAACGAGAAGAGTTGTCATTTCTCACAGTTTTGGCATTACCATAAGCCTCCAGCAGGGGGTTGGCTGCAATAATCTGATCCTCCAGTGACCCCTAGTCCAGGTTTACAACAACAATCAGTAAAGGACCCTGTCCAGAATGTTTTTCTCttgacaaacattttctactttattaACAATGAGTTGATAACATACCTGCATCTTGCCTGATGTTTGCTCCTTCTTCTTGTCTCCACCGACTGTGCTGATTGTTGCAAAGTACTGGATGACACGCTTGGTGTTCACAGTCTTTCCAGCACCAGATTCTCCACTGGGTGTAGACATAGACTTATAAGAATGTGACTGAGAGATTTTTGGTTATGttaaacaaagtaaatgaaCGTGAAACTTACGTGATCAAGACAGACTGGTTCTCCCTGTCTgttaaaattgaaaacaaaaataattacatagCCATGCAACAGAAACCTCACATAACAAATATTCAGCATTGTTAAAGACTTACCAGTAAGCATGAACTGAAAAGCAttgtcagagacagagaagatgtgGGGTGGAGCCTCCATTCTCTTCTTGCCTCTATAGGCACTTACAACTTCAGCATCGTACACTGGGAGCCACTTGTAGGGGTTCACAGTGGCACAGAACAAGCCAGAGTAGGTCTGAAAGAGAGCATAGAAATATGATAATCCATGTTTCTTCCAAGTATTATCATTTATTAGTATCTTTCTAGGCTTATTGTCTTACGTAGATCATCCATGCTGCATAACGCTCTTTGAGGTTATACAGGACAGAGGCTTCATTGAGATGGGTCATCATGGCCATGTCCTCAATTTTGTCGAACTTGGGAGGGTTCATTGGAGAGACGTCGTCTTCTTTAACTGTCTTCTCCTGCAGCCAGACATTAATCACAGTGAGAACTGCTCAAAGTTAGCTCCCTGTTGAATCTGACTTGATGATACCAACCTCTTGAGTGTCCAGGACCTTGACGGTGACTTTGCCACCGTCTTTCTTGATGATTGTGGCCTTCAAGTACAGCTCTTTGTCATCGACCACATAGCAGGCGGTCTTGGCATCAAAAGGTTTATTCTGAGCCTCaattctctccttctctggCTTACGGAGGTAAATGGCAGCTTTGCCATAGACGGCCATCTCTGCGTCCGTACTCATGGTGGCAGCTTTTGATCTGTGAATTATTTACAAACAATAGTAATTTTAGTTATCAATGTTAACACGACTGTCATCTCATGTAACTGCCATGGCTATGAATCATCATCACGATCAAGTTTAATTGATATATATCTTTCAATTTGTGCTTTATCTAACATCACATGTGACCTTAGcttgttttaaatgtcttttttgtttgagcaaaacaaaactaacattAATTCGTGACAACACTTAACgaacaaaaacttttttaactGAATATAATCTTTCAAATGAATACAAATTGTACTTACCTGACCTTCTCTCCGTCAAAAGTTTGTTATATTCAACAGCcctgataaaaacaaattcagtctTTTCGGTTATTGAGAAAGATTAAGTTATTTAACAAGTGTCTTTCTggtaaacatacatttatatgttttaattatttaaattatgaatGCATAGAATATCTCTAAAGTAAATAGACAAAAAACATACCACAAGCAG
This DNA window, taken from Anabas testudineus chromosome 6, fAnaTes1.2, whole genome shotgun sequence, encodes the following:
- the LOC113165659 gene encoding myosin heavy chain, fast skeletal muscle-like: MSTDAEMAVYGKAAIYLRKPEKERIEAQNKPFDAKTACYVVDDKELYLKATIIKKDGGKVTVKVLDTQEEKTVKEDDVSPMNPPKFDKIEDMAMMTHLNEASVLYNLKERYAAWMIYTYSGLFCATVNPYKWLPVYDAEVVSAYRGKKRMEAPPHIFSVSDNAFQFMLTDRENQSVLITGESGAGKTVNTKRVIQYFATISTVGGDKKKEQTSGKMQGSLEDQIIAANPLLEAYGNAKTVRNDNSSRFGKFIRIHFGTTGKLASADIETYLLEKSRVTFQLPDERGYHIFYQMMTNHKPELVEMSLITTNPYDFPMISQGQITVASIDDKVELEATDNAIDILGFTSEEKMSIYKLTGAVIHHGNMKFKQKQREEQAEPDGTEDADKVAYLLGLNSADMLKALCYPRVKVGNEYVTKGQTVPQVLNSVQALAKSIYERMFLWMVIRINQMLDTKQQRNFFIGVLDIAGFEIFNFNSMEQLCINFTNEKLQQFFNHHMFVLEQEEYKKEGIIWEFIDFGMDLAACIELIEKPMGIFSILEEECMFPKATDTSFKNKLYDQHLGKTKAFEKPKPAKGKAEAHFSLVHYAGTVDYNISGWLDKNKDPLNESVVQLYQKSSVKLLSHLYPPAAAEDTGKKGGKKKGGSMQTVSSQFRENLGKLMTNLRSTHPHFVRCLIPNESKTPGLMENFLVIHQLRCNGVLEGIRICRKGFPSRILYGDFKQRYKVLNASVIPEGQFIDNKKAAEKLLGSIDVDHDQYRFGHTKVFFKAGLLGTLEEMRDEKLASLVTMTQAVCRGYLMRKEFVKMMERREAIYSIQYNIRSFMNVKHWPWMKVYYKIKPLLKSAETEKELAQMKENYDKMTQDLAAALAKKKELEEKMVSLLQEKNDLQLQVASESENLSDAEERCEGLIKSKIQLEAKLKETTERLEDEEEINAELTAKKRKLEDECSELKKDIDDLELTLAKVEKEKHATENKVKNLTEEMASQDETIAKLTKEKKALQEAHQQTLDDLQAEEDKVNTLTKAKTKLEQQVDDLEGSLEQEKKLRMDLERAKRKLEGDLKLAQESIMDLENDKQQSEEKIKKKDFELSQLLSKIEDEQSMGAQLQKKIKELQARIEELEEEIEAERAARAKVEKQRADLSRELEEISERLEEAGGATAAQIEMNKKREAEFQKLRRDLEEATLQHEATAAALRKKQADSVAELGEQIDNLQRVKQKLEKEKSEYKMEIDDLSSNMEAVAKAKGNLEKLCRTLEDQLSELKTKNDENVRQINDLGAQKARLLTENGEFGRQIEEKEALVSQLTRGKQAFTQQMEELKRQIEEEVKAKNALAHAVQSARHDCDLLREQFEEEQEAKAELQRGMSKANSEVAQWRTKYETDAIQRTEELEESKKKLAQRLQEAEEQIEAVNSKCASLEKTKQRLQSEVEDLMIDVERANSLAANLDKKQRNFDKVLAEWKQKYEEGQAELEGAQKEARSLSTELFKMKNSYEEALDQLETMKRENKNLQQEISDLTEQIGETGKSIHELEKAKKQVETEKSEIQTALEEAEGTLEHEESKILRVQLELNQIKGEVDRKLAEKDEEIEQIKRNSQRVIDSMQSTLDAEVRSRNDALRIKKKMEGDLNEMEIQLSHANRQASESQKQLRNVQAQLKDAQLHLDDAVRAQDDLKEQAAMVERRNGLMLAEIEELRAALEQTERSRKIAEQELVDASERVGLLHSQNTSLLNTKKKLEADLVQIQSEVDDTVQEARNAEEKAKKAITDAAMMAEELKKEQDTSAHLERMKKNLEVAVKDLQHRLDEAENLAMKGGKKQLQKLESRVRELEAEVEAEQRRGADAVKGVRKYERRVKELTYQTEEDKKNITRLQDLVDKLQLKVKAYKRQAEESEEQANVHLSKSRKLQHELEEAEERADIAESQVNKLRAKSRDAGKVNIHTFIHTLQLLGH